The window GTTCTTGATTAAATTAAATATGGATCAAGTAACTTTGGGACAACCAGCCAATTCTGAATGCGTGAGTACAAACATAAAATCGATTGTATATGCAATGATGCATCACAATCATAAACATAAAAAACTGATCGAAACAACATCACTACTGAAAGAAGAACACAATTGAATGAGAATATATCATATCAGACTGGAATGAATTAAGGTTTAAAGTCACAATGATACTTACTTCAATTACAGGCTGAAGGGTTAGAGCTGATGTTTGAAAATTACCCAGCCAGAAACTTTACTTCCGTTTCTGTTTCAGTCGCACAGAATAGTGTCTCTCTGTCAAGAAAGAAACGTGTCAGATTGGATGTCAAAATTGTACATGTGCTATTCACGTGATATCAACAGGAAGCCAATCCTATCCCTTGCTGCAATCCCATTGACAAAATTCCACGTGGCGGAAACCCATTGCCCTTCCCAAATTTCTTAGGTTGAGGTTTGTTCGAGACTGGGCTATGAACAAAGGAGAGAGACAGAGAGACGAAGTTGTAGTTTATAGAAACTTGTACAGCGATGGCAGGGATTGCGTTTGGCACTTGCTGTTCAACTATCTCTTCCACCAGGTAACTAACTCATCCAATTTAGTTCCTGCCTGGTTTTTTTACTTATTGGCATAATTCTTCAACTCCTCAACATTTCCAGCAAGACGTACTTCATGAATCTTCATCTGTCTCATTATATACCTGTACTGGGTTCTTGTTTCATTGCTAACAATGTAGAAAATGAATTACAACTCCAACTATTAGACTCAACAATGCCACTACTTCACCTTTGCAGCTTTGTTATATATCTTAGTGGCCCATTTGAAATATACTCTGGTTTTGGTATTTGCTTTTAGTCATATACATGATACTCGTAGTGACATTGTTTGCACATACTATATTTGTTCTCGATATATTCTACTGTTACATGAAATGGAAGTAAGCTGGGGTAGGAATTTGTTTACAGCAATTTCCGCACTTCTTGGTTGAAACTTGAGACTCGTTCTCATCGAGGAGGAACCATCTTAGGGAAATCAAACAATGCCAGGACTTTGGCAATTAGAGCACAAGTGAATTTTGTGAATGCAGACGAAGCTAAAGAATTAATTGCAGAGGGATATACGGTTATTGATGTTCGGGACAAATCTCAATATGATCGAGCTCATATCAAATCATGTTATCATGTGCCTCTTTTCATCAAAAACGAAGACAACGACATCGGTGAAGTTCAATTCTTTGTGTCAAATGGACTCCATACTGATTTTGATTATCCACAACAGTAGGACTTCTATTTTTGCTAATGATTAATGATCCGCAGGCACAATTGTAAAGAGGACTGTGCACAACAATTTCTCGGGTCTGTTCTTCGGGATACCTTTCACTAAACCCAACCCAGAATTTGTACAATCTGTGAAGGGCCAGTTTTCACCTCAGAGTAAACTGTTACTGGTGTGCCAGGAAGGATTGAGGTTAGTTTTTGCTATGCTGCACTGCTGCTAATTTTTTTGATCAGACAATCCTAAACACTGCATTAACATGTTGTGAGAATGTGAGAGGAAGGTAGCATAGTATATAATCGGTTGATACTAAATTTTCTCAACGAGAGGCACAGGTTCTCGACCTTTGCTCAATCTGAATGATTTGCTTTTGACATGATTACAATCTTTTCTAATGTAAAGATCAGCTGTTGCTGCTAGTAAGTTGGAGCAGGCTGGTTTCCAAGAGATAGCATGTATAACATCAGGGCTGCAAAAAGTAAAACCAGGTTAGAATAGATTTTCCGTTTTCTATTGATAATCTTATATATATATATATATATATGCACAATCAGTAAATGCCATTGCTAATTTTTCCTAATTCAGGAGTATTTGATTCTGTTGGATCCACTCAGTTGCAAGATGCTGGCAAAGCTGGTTTGGTAACAGTACAAGGAAAGATCTCAGCTGTACTTGGAACCGTGCTAGTCTGTAAGTCCTCTTGTCCACTTTTAGAAATCTCGAACTTTAGTAGTCCTTATATCTGTGAACTTATTCTTGCTTGACAAACTTCCAGGTGCGTATTTGTTCATCACCTTCTTCCCTGATCAAGCAGAGAAGCTACTTCAATTGGCGCCTACAGGCTAGCTAGCTTTCATAAAATGCTAAATCTTACACTACAGTTTTGCAGCTCAATCCAAACTCCCCAGTGATTTGGGAAAATTGAAGTTTTTGAGGCATCTGCTACGCGACATCAAAGGCAAAAGAGAAAGGAAAGCTAGCTTGTATTTGCGTGTATGTAGCTTGTACATTTCAAGTATAGATGCATCTGTGAATGTGTTCTATGTTTGCAATTTAAATCTTCTTCCATAAAACCACAAACATGATGGACAGAGAAGACGGAACAAGACTAGATTGCAAGATGGCTGCAATTATATATGCTTCTTCCACTGAAACTACAAGAAACATGATCAGCATTGTTACCATACCTCAATAAGGTAGAAATGTAACAGATAAATAACTGAGAGAGCATTGGTTATAACATCTTTCCAACCCTAAACCACATGTAACAAACACATAAATATAGGATATGAGAGAGGCTTAAAAAGTTAACTATTAATTCTATGATTACAGTGAAATTGTCAAAACACAGGTTCAATGGAAAGTTACATTGCACAGCTTTACAATATCACGGTAATTATAGGGAGAAATAACCCATGCATTCGACCATCATTAACCCTAGAATATAGGTCGGCCTATTTCAAAGAACAAAATCAGAAGCAATTTCAACTGGTGGTCCGCTTATATTTTCAAGACATTGTTCCTACTATCGATGCTATATTATAATGGACTAGCACATGTTCCAACATATCTCTATCATTACATATCTTTTGCCCTCCTCTATCTCGATCATTTCTTCAGTGACCAAACCTGGAACCAAAGTTTGCAATGGCTGAAATTCAGGTTGCTATAGACAGATTCAGTGAACTCCCACTGGAAATCGCCCATCACATTTTGTCCTTCCTTCCAATAGCTGATGTTACTCGGGTGAGCAGCTTGTCCAAAAGATGTAGTCGCCTTCGTCTGTCAAACCCCACAGTGAACTTCCATTCGTTTCCCTCTGAGTCCACCCTCACATTTCAGAAGAGGTTAAAGTTGTGGAACTCCTTGGATCGCTTCCTGGTACAACGACGAAACAACAAGGTAAAATCCTTTTTCATTTATTGGAATCCTGAATACCATTTTGCTGAAACCGAAATGGAATGTCACTGTGTTCTTGAGAAACGACGAATCCTGGGTTGGATTCAAAACGCGTTACGTTGTGATGTTGAAAAGCTTACTGTTTACTTTCGAACTCAGATGCCAACTGTAGGCAATCTACATGGTAATAATACAGATTTCCCTTCTTCTATGTTTCTTTGTGAGTCTTTGAGGTACTTAACCCTACACATGAAGTCTGCAACTTTTGAGGCTCCCTCCTTTTCTACTTCTCCTACCTCTAATCTGGTGTACTTGAATTTGGGACATGTAACTATAAAAGATGGTAAAAGGTTCTGCAAATGGGTCTCCTACTGTTGTAGGTTTATTAAGGATTTGAGGCTGGAACAGGTTTATGGGTTGGAAGACATAACCATTGAAAGTTCCTCTTTGGAGTCATTCTCGGTCCGGTTTCCCTGTTATTTTGACATTGATCGCCTTGCAATATCTGGTGATAGAATTAAAGATATAGATATAGATTGGGACTATGATCCAACCCGGAACAACAATACTAGTGTGTTGTATATTTCGGCTCCAAATCTGAAGTATCTGACATGGTATGGGAATATATTGAATCATCAGCATCTTGGGGAAATGCATCGTTTGGAACAAGTTGAGATTTCTCTTTCTTCTTATCATGTAAATGACTTGGATCGCGTTTGTGAGCAGCTTTTGCACAGTATAAGCAGTGTGAAATATCTTCGTCTAGATCAAGTGACTGCTAAGGTAAAGCGACACTATCTAATATATACTTGCTCCTTTACCATTGTGATTGATGAGATTTGTCTGTTTTGGAAGTTGTCTTGACTTTGATTTAATTTTACTGTTGTAGATAGTGTTCAGGGAAGGTTTCACTCCTGCCCCATTGGGCAATGTTTGCAACTTGCGTATGTGGATTTGGTGCAATATTGATGATAAACTTGTGGCAGCCATGACCTCTCTTTTTAGGGCTGTGCCTAATTTGACTACTTTGTCTGTATCATCATATCCTGAGTATCCTTTTCTTGGTGGTGGTACTAATGTAAGTATAAGATTGTGGAATTCCAATCTTGGCACGCCTTGTATTTTTGGTATAAAAGTTCTCTTGATTGATTTGCTTGTTTGTTACTTTTTCAGTTATCTGGATTTGATAAGGGATACTGGGAACTCCAGCGCTTTGATTTTGTTCGTAATTTAGAGCAGGTAACCATGGAGCTTACCTCTGGGTCCAATGGATATGAATTAGCTAAGTATCTGCTTGAGCATGCTTGTAATTTGAAGATGATGTTGGTTATTACTACACCCGATCAGTCAAGTTTAGTACCGGAAATAAGGAGAAGCAACCGTACTTCCAATGCTACAGTGGACATCCTAGAAAAACGGAGACGCAACCGTACTTCCAATACTACACCCGATCATTCAAGTGTAGGATATGATTTAGTCAAGATTGCCTCATCATCGTGTTTAATGACCAAATCCCATGTCGAAATGAATGTTTGATGCTTCTTTTGTGAAAACTTCTATTGTGCAGGCTCTGTTTTTTTTTTGTTTTTTTCATGTCAAACACTCGATGCTTCTGTTGTAGTTTCAACGTAGGGTTCCTTTGTAGTTTCAACTTAGATAGCGTTTGTGAGCAGTTCTTGCGCAGTATTAGCAGTGTGAAAGTTCTTCTAGACCAAGTGACTGCCATGGTAAAGAGACACTATCTAGTACTTAATCGCTCCTTTGCCATTGTGAATTTGTGATTAATTTTAGGAAAAATGTCTATTTAAAGCGTCTCCAACAGATTTTCAAAATTTCTCTAATATGGGAAGTGAAAGTTAAAATCTCTAATACATTGCGTTCAAAATCAAACAATTTTTCTATTTTAGAGATTTCAGCATTTAATACACAAATAAAATACTTAATAAAATATTCTCTTGTTATCTTAAACTCGTTAAAGCATGTGAAAAATTTAATTTTGAGGAATGAAGGTTTTGCTGTAATTTTGAAGACTGAAAGTTTCTTTTTCTTATTCATTCCCATTTTAGAGAATGAGATGAGGAAACTGTTAGATCTAAAAAAGACTTGATATTCTCTAAAATCGAGGAAATTGAGAAAATGAAGAATCTGGTAAAGATGTTCTTAATACTAATTTTAACCCCTCATTGCCAATTCCAATGACAATCTTTTTTATGAGCCCATTAAATGTAAGGAAATTTTTTTTTGTGCCTAAATGAACAAATCTTTAATAAAGTCTTAAGAAATTATATTAATTCTAAGACAATTTTGCTCTCATCTTGAAACGTGCATAGAGAGAGAAAATAGAAGAGAGAGAATACTTGGTCGGACTCCGGTCGCTGGACTTTGGTCACCGAAATCTCGCCGATGGACAAAATCTTGTCGGTGGCTAGGAATCTCGCTAGTCACCGGAAAACGGTCGCTGACTTTTTAAAATGTCACCCAACTTTGCCGGAAGCATACCGTACACCTGTTGGAAGTTTATTAAAGAGCAGTAAGGTTGAAAAATATTTTACTGGGGGGTAATAAAAAAAATTATTACCGAGATATTAATGTGAAATCTCACCAAAACATCTTGAAAGAATTTATAGAAGTAACTAATGAGAGCAAATTAGAAAGTTAATGACAAATGTAACATTTCAATTATTCATATTAGTCATTATATACGTTGTTATTAGCATTGAATATCACCATTATGTGCGCATAATTTCTATTGTAATTGACCTCTATATAAAGAGGATTGATAATGAAATGAGGTAGACGATTTCTGATTGTCATTTTACTTTTACACTAAACTGTTTATTGGGGGCAATAAACTTCTATTTAGGATTTTAAACTTCTACTGGGGGTAATAAAAAATTTATTACCCGGATATTAACATATTATCTCACCAAAACATCACGAAAGAATTTATAGAAGCTAATAAATTGTTTATTGGGTGGGCAATAGACTTCTACTGAGGGCAATAAAAAATTTATTACTGGGATATTAACATGAAATCTCACCGAAACATCTGAAAATGTTTATTAGGGAGCAATAAATGTGTAGAAAAAATTTATTGCCCCCCAATAAATGTTTATTGAGCCCCAAATCAGGTTCCTGCTTGAGAAATTTTTCAATGCTCCCGAAAGACCATGTGGCAGTCTGACGTGGTCCTCCTTTACTATTAAATTTTGACATATGAATTTATTACAACTAAAATATAAACTAAGATTTTCTATATTTTGTGAAATGACCGTCTTAGGTTTTTTATGAGTTTGGCCTAGGGTTTAGGGTATAGGGTTTAAGGTATAGGGTTTAGGATTTAGGGTTTAGGGGTTATGATTTAATATATCAACAAGAAACCCAAAATAGTATTTGACAAAATCACAAAAATTGTTTTTCATCATGAAAATCCACATGTCAAAATTTAAATGTCAAAATTTAAATGGAATGGAGAACCACATCAGAATGTCATGTGGTCCTTTAGGAGCACTATCAAGGGCTTACCAAAAGCTTTGGATTGTAATCTCCTCTCTCGGCCATATCAAGTTAGCAACCATATTTCACCTCCTCAAATCTGTTTTTTCATAACAAAAGCGTGTTCCTCTTATCTTTGTAGAAGATACTAACCCTAGTCTTCCCCAACGCGACCTCAAACTCATCGTATCAAATCCAGAAACCTGAAAAAGTAACAAACAAGCAAATCAATCCAAAGAAACATGATACCACAATACAAGAGTAAAATTAAACCAAGTCAGGACACCATTCGAAACCAAGTCACTCCTGCCCCATTGAGCAATGTTTGGTACTTGCCCATGCCTATTTGGTGCAGTATCGATGATAAACTTGTGCCAGCCATGGCCTTGCTTTTTAGGGCTGTGCCTAATTTGACTATGGATGTTTCATCATCTCCCAGGTTTCCTTTTCGTGGTGGTGTTGATAATGGAAGTAGAAGTTTGTGGATCCCATCTTTGCACGTACCTTGTATTTTGGTATCATGTTTCTTTGGATTGATTTGCCTGTTTGCATACAATAGGTCTGAATTTTTATGTTCATTATGAACAGAAAGATCCTCTATCTACGCCAATACAACAAGGCATAAATTTATGTACATTATGAACAGAAAGATCTTCTATCTATGCCGTAAGTAACTACTTACTAACAATTCCAAACTACTTCATTAGTTCAATTAAAATGCAAAGAGAATAGGCCAGTGATATAAACGTTTTACTCCAGTGTATATACGAAAGGATTATTAATTATTCAACAAGACCTGCTACCTGGAAAGAGCATCACAGGGCCGTTTCTGAAGACAGGAAGGATCATATTCCAAGTAAATTTTAACAAATAACTAAACCACTCTAAAGACAAGTTATGAATACCTAGCAGTGAAAAACAAAAACTCAAAACGGTTAGAGATCCAGTATTCTAGACCCACAAGAAAATAGAAAAGGAAAATTCACAAGGCTGTGAACCTAGGTCAACAAAATATTACAGTAAGATTATTTGTCTTCCCAAAAAATATTACAATGAGATTAGCAAATGTAATTCTAATTCCATCCTGTGCACCGTATCAATGCAAAATTCTGCCATGTATCACTCCAAAGTACAAAGGTTTGATTCTGAGCTGCCTGTAGCACCATCTAAACTAGCACGATGATTATGACAAGGGATCTTAATTGTTCCACAGCATATGATTGAAGCAAGTATCACTCTCCTTGTAGGCAATAAAGCTGTCGAATGTTTCCAGAAGCTGTCACATATATGAACAAACAGTTATTAAAACACATCTTTATAACAAGAAAAGCTCATGGAATTGCATCAAAATAGACTGCATTCACAAATTTATAATTAGGTGATGGTGATGTGACGACCTAACTAAGTGTGAATGTGAAAGTCCTTAGGTCCCCTTCTTTTTTAATCTAACACGTAACAACTGAGAATATCGAAATCCATAGCTTCTATATTAAGAATAAACTTCTCAACACAATTTTCTTTCAATAGAATCTCCACAGCCCTCTCAATTTGCATGATCTTGTTTCCTTTCATATAAAAAATATAGCAAATTCGTCCAGAACATATGGTTTCACAGTTATGCTACAGAGTAAAACTCACACAGCAAACCAGGGATTTGAGAACATATAATATGAGCAAAGATGTTATATAGTACTAAGCTTCCACAACGCACAAGCGTTCATTTGAACATGTAGGCACAAAAACAATTCTTAATATATATCCAAGTACAGAGACTTGGACACCATGTCATTTGAAATAGAGTCCAAGATGCTCCAAATAAATATGATTTTCCAGCATGCCTGAAGAAACTATTATGTAGCAAGGATTATTACCATACAACCAGTCTTTAAAATATACGTGAAGAGCAGTCGATAGTTCCCGTTTTTTGTTGTCCTCAAGAGGTGCTTCTCTCAATAATTGCTTTACCTCCCCTAAATTCTTCTGCTGGAGAAAAATAATAAATATGACAAAATCATCAATGATCAGGAAGATTTCTTTTTTAAGATTCCACATAAAAACATATTAGAACATATTACAAGGAAACATATTAAAATAAAATATAACTATTGAGTGGCATACATTTCTTTCTTGAGATTCCACATAAGCTTCTGGTAACGGAAACGGGTTGTCCTTTGTGGAGCCATGTGCTTCACCTCCACACCAGTTAGGAATCTGCCATCAACAAAATATAAACAGGACTGGACTAATACTTCAGAAAGAAACTGAGCAACATATGAAAATTAGAAGACCATCTCAACCCTCCCTCCCTTCACTCAAGCTAAATATATAGAGAGAACAAAACCACGACTACCAAAAGCAAAATAGCTTTGTCTAAAGACTTATTGGGACTTAATTAGCTATCCACTTAGGAAGCCTCTTAAAGTCTTAATTCCCTATAGTAGGGTCGATATCCTGGTGAGATAACACAAACATCGAGTTTAAAATAAATACACAAAAAATTACCAAAAAATTTGTGAACTGGTCAGGGTCTAAGCAACTAGCAGACTCAGCCTGAGCATCAGAGACACCTGCTGGATGAGATAGTGAATCATGTGGATCAACCATTCCAAGTGGCAGGGGTTCACCCCATCTATTGATAGTAGCATCAATGCCGACTTCACACAAGTGCTCCCCCAACTGACTGTAAAATGTATTGTATGGTGCCACCTGATAAAGTTTTGAAAACATTAAAATATTTATTATTGGAAATTTAAGAATGGAATACCCAACACTTATTATTGCCACGTTACGGTAAAAACTGTCCAACTTTTCACAAACAAACCATAAACATTTTTCATATATAAACTGTAGTTTAATGTATCAAAGAAATCCAATTGCTTGCAAGGAGAATAAAATCTACTGGCAAGGTAAACTATCAACTAAAAATGTAAAGATCCTACCGTGTATTGCTGAATATATAAACCGCGATAAAATTAGCAGTGGTTATAACAACTCCATTGAAACATCATTATCTATGTCGGATACAACAAGACATATGAAGAATACTTTCCAGACCTAGACCCAACAATGAAGAAGCAAAATGCATGTAGAAACCAGGCTTTTATATACAAACTCCCAGTTCAAGTAGACCAAACAAAAAAATTCCAGCTTCACTCTCCAAGGGACCAAAAGAGAAATATAGGCACACGTTACAATGGTGCAATTAACTATAGAGTGGAACTCACCTGCAGCTTATGGTTATCCCCAACAATAAGTGGTCGTTGGTTTACCCCGAGAAAAAACATGCATTCGCGGCAGTTAGCTATGCAGATTCGATTTGCTGCTGTGATCACATGAACTCGCTCACAGTGCTCAATTCTTACGGCCTGTAGAACAATAAGATTATCAAAGACAAACTTCACCACTAAAAAATAAATATAATAATAATACTATATATATACACACACATGTGCTCAAGTCAACCACGATCCACATTCGTTGTATTTATAACAGTAATTACTAGGTTCAATAGATAAGGGTTTAAAGAATTAATTTCATTTTTTAGCATGATAAAAGAAAATGACGGAGACCGAAGCATTTTGGGATAGATACTGACTGCATGCTTCTTAGTTAGGCACTTACGGTACAAGCTACCTGATCACAACCAATATTAAAGATCCTTCACCTCACATTGTTACATTTTCATTTTAGTGACCTCAATACCTATGAACATAAGGCCAGCAGGTCATCTTGGCATACTACTACTACATCTACAGTTAAATAAAGATAAGTTATTAAAAATTAAAAATAAAAATAAAAATAAAAAAGAAGAGAAAAGACTCTGGAGTCATCGACATAAGAAGGTAAAATTTGAACCCAAGTTCAGTAGATCAAGCAGCCATAAGCTTATGGGGAAGGGGAAACGACAATGCAACGTGTCAATAGCACTTAAGGTATCAGATATGAGCATTATCCAATAAGCTTTGGTCAAACTATTTCTTTTTGTAAGGTACGAACATTTAGTCTTAAATCTGGTGACAAAAGAGGATCACTTCTACAGTTTTATCTCAAGGCAACAAAACACAGCAGTTAAGTATGCTTAATTGGGCCGTAACTTTCTCCACTTATTGTTTAGTGATGCAGGAGCATCCAGAAAGTCCTAAATTAGGATATTA of the Fragaria vesca subsp. vesca linkage group LG6, FraVesHawaii_1.0, whole genome shotgun sequence genome contains:
- the LOC101296692 gene encoding rhodanese-like domain-containing protein 9, chloroplastic-like, encoding MAGIAFGTCCSTISSTSNFRTSWLKLETRSHRGGTILGKSNNARTLAIRAQVNFVNADEAKELIAEGYTVIDVRDKSQYDRAHIKSCYHVPLFIKNEDNDIGTIVKRTVHNNFSGLFFGIPFTKPNPEFVQSVKGQFSPQSKLLLVCQEGLRSAVAASKLEQAGFQEIACITSGLQKVKPGVFDSVGSTQLQDAGKAGLVTVQGKISAVLGTVLVCAYLFITFFPDQAEKLLQLAPTG
- the LOC101303261 gene encoding uncharacterized protein LOC101303261; protein product: MAEIQVAIDRFSELPLEIAHHILSFLPIADVTRVSSLSKRCSRLRLSNPTVNFHSFPSESTLTFQKRLKLWNSLDRFLMPTVGNLHGNNTDFPSSMFLCESLRFIKDLRLEQVYGLEDITIESSSLESFSVRFPCYFDIDRLAISGDRIKDIDIDWDYDPTRNNNTSVLYISAPNLKYLTWYGNILNHQHLGEMHRLEQVEISLSSYHVNDLDRVCEQLLHSISSVKYLRLDQVTAKIVFREGFTPAPLGNVCNLRMWIWCNIDDKLVAAMTSLFRAVPNLTTLSVSSYPEYPFLGGGTNLSGFDKGYWELQRFDFVRNLEQFLRSISSVKVLLDQVTAMVKRHYLVLNRSFAIVNL